The DNA segment AGAAATCATTCCAACCGTAGATTCTATCTGCAGGGATTATTCCTCAGGAGATGTCTTTGATGCAAATACCCTGTTAGATAATACAAAAAATAATACGATTATTTTGAAAAATGCCTTTTCAAATCAAAGATCAACTGAATCAGAAATAAAAGCCTCTTCATTTAAAACCGTTGATACTAAAACTGTAATTCTTTCTTCCGGTGATACCTATACATTAGAACAGCGAACAAATAATGCAGAAGCCCTTGATACATCTCTTGTTGAATCCTTAAAATCCGTTCTCAAAGGAGACAGAGCCAGGCTTAATACTTTCAGCGATCCCTTTGGAGACGAAAGTCTTCGCATAAGTTTTTCTACTTTCCTTTATGAAGAAACTCATATCGATGCAAATCCATCAGATTTAATTATTGATTCAGGAATTCAAAATCAATTACGCAATATTCTTTCTTTACCGGAAATTATCAGAATTAAAGAAAAATATTCTTCACTGCAGAGAGGGCAGGGACTTTTAAAAGCAGCAGAAGAGATTCAATATCCCGAACAAAAACAAAAACCCTCTATCTTATATGCGATAAATCCTGGTGAAGATATTAAAGCAATATTTACACTTGCAGGATTTGAATGTTACGAAAGTGATACGGTTTTTAAAGAAAACGGACTTTCAGATCTTGAACAGCACAATGTTGTTATAGCCTTTGTTTCTCCTTTAGACATAATCGGTCGTCCAGAAAAAGAAATTGAAAACGGATACAAAAACTTTGGTTCCTGGCTTACTAATCATGAACACATTATGATTGAACACGATTCTTCAATTTTAAAATCTGACAGAAGATATACATATCCGACATTCAGAGCTAAAAGTTGTGAAAACCAGATTATATTCATTAAAACACTGGACTTTATTCTTTCAAAAGGACTTAACGCAAGCTGTACTGTATTACCAAAAAATCTTGCAGAAGAATATAAATCCGTTTACAGGCATTTTGGTTGTGCGCTGCCTTTAATAAATCAACTGACGCTTTCTGATTTTATAATGACCGGAAAATTCAGTTCCTACTTAAAAAATCTGAAAAATCTTTAAATACTTAACAGCCAAATATTTCCTTACGATGTTTCCAGCCTAACTCCTTCAAACACCTTTGTAACTCTTCAAAACTAACGTTCGTTTTTCCACAACTATCTTTTAAATCTATCAAAAACCTGTTCATAGAAAAATGCTGGTACACATACACTTCCGACCATTCTTTTATCATGCTCTTTTTATCCAGATCTATATAAGCATCTTTCAATACCTGTTTATAATCAAGAAATATTCCTTTTTCCTTCAACTCTGAATACCCTACAAGCCACAAACTAACGTTAATTTCATCACTATTATCCCGATTTTCCAGCAAACCTTTATGAAGACCTGCCGTTAACTCTGCCATTTTACACTGAGAAACTAACAGCAAGTCAGCAATTTCCTTACTACCGTTCTTTTTTAAAAACTTAAGATGAGTTGTTTTAGCAGTATGTACCGGAGTTTTATTTGTGATCACAACATTTTTCCTGAAATCAATTTTGAACTCCGGATTACGCCTGAAAAATCCTTCGGCAATTCTTCCACTTTGACCTACCAGATACTTATTATTAATTAACAACTGCTCTTCCTTTCCAGGATTGTCTCCTACAACAATCAGACTAATCCTGTCATCAGGAGTTATTTCATCATATTGTGTGTTATAAACAACACTTGTTTCAAGAGGGTAGGGAGGAGTATCCTTTTGAGCTGCTTCTATCTGCAATGGCCGTAATTCACCTGCAAGTTTGCTCCATTCAATACAATTTTTCTTGTACTCATTCCTAAAATATTCAAACACTTCCCACTGCTTTTTATTCATATTAACCTCTAGTTTTCCACAATTTTACCTAACTTATACACAAGTTATCTACAAAAAGTGTAAAGTTTTCCACAGTTTTATTCACAGATTTGTCTATAATCCCAGTTATGCTTCGGATAACGTCCTTTCATTTCTGAACATATTTCCGGCCAGGTATTTTTCCAAAATCCTTCCAGGTCACTGGTTATCTGAAGGGGTCTTCGTGCAGGAGACAGAAGCTTCATCAAAACAGGTCGGTTCATAATCTTAGGAGTAGAAAAACATCCAAATGCCTGCTGAATTATAATTTCCAGCACAGGAATTATTTTATCCTTTTGAATTTCATATATAAGCTTACGTTTTTTTCCGTTTTCAAGAACTATTTCTTCCGGAGCCTGTTTATCAATTAAATTTCCTTCAAGATACCAGTATAAAGCATCATAAATAAGGTGTTCATCCACCTCCACCCGGGAAGCCATAAACGGAATTAGCCATTCTTCAACAGAAACAGGCAGGTTTTCATATTTTTCCTGAATTTTCTGCCATTCTGTACCCTTATTCTCACAATAAAACTGTACCCTTTGTAAAAAGGATGAACATTTTACGCTGACAGGCAAACATTTTATTCCTTTTTCTGCAATATATTCCTTAATTGCCTTACAATACACATCTGGCGTTACATTAATTTTCTTTTCTTTTAAAACGAGTTTTCCAAAACAGGTCTGTTCTGTAACCTTTAATTTGCAACTGTCACCATAAAATTCACTTACAAGCCTTGCTTCTGCCTTTGCTTCCATAAATTCAGATGCAGCCTGACTATCAATATTCTCATATTCATAAATAATGGCAGAATTACTACCTGCATCAGCATCTAACACAACAATATAAGAACCTGCATTTTCTACATTTAATATAGCCTTTCTACCTGTCACCAGCTGATAACTTCCGTCATCAAGTTTTCTAGCCAACCGGTCCGGATATCCACATAAAAGAGCATAGGTTGTGGAAAATTGTGGAAAAACCTGTGGAAAACACATCCTTAAATCTGTATCTGAATAAAACTTCTGTACCCCTTTTTTCAAGTAAAACCCTGTTTTTTCAAGGCTTTTTCCACTCTCAAATCTGGCTATAACATTATTAAGTGCATATTCTGTGGATAATTCCAGTTTATTGTGGAAAAGTCCACTTAAAGCAACACAGGCAACTCTTATACCAACACCCAGAGAAAGACAGGCTTCTCCTAAAGGGGTTATTTTATTATCTTTCAGGCATCCTAATAAACTAAGAAATTCTTCTGCCTGTTTCCAGGAGGCAACGCCGGGACAATCCAGCCATTTTAATTTTTCCGGAGCTTTTGCGCCCCATTTATAACACTCAAGTACTACAGATGCCAGATCACTATGCAGTATTTCAGGGGGTACAGATTTTATAAGAGCTTCATTCTGTCCCCATAAACGCACACATTTTCCAGAAGAAATACGACCGGCTCTTCCAGCCCTCTGTGCGGCATTAAATTCACTTTCCCTTCTGGTTTCCAGATGATTCATG comes from the Treponema rectale genome and includes:
- a CDS encoding GntR family transcriptional regulator, whose product is MRLDSFVLDKDSKIKLYRQLYNSIVEAIEDNSLKSGSKLPSIRELADSISASKNTVTKAYDLLEKDGYIFSIPKSGYYTKNPNEDSETLKAKKDSEEIIPTVDSICRDYSSGDVFDANTLLDNTKNNTIILKNAFSNQRSTESEIKASSFKTVDTKTVILSSGDTYTLEQRTNNAEALDTSLVESLKSVLKGDRARLNTFSDPFGDESLRISFSTFLYEETHIDANPSDLIIDSGIQNQLRNILSLPEIIRIKEKYSSLQRGQGLLKAAEEIQYPEQKQKPSILYAINPGEDIKAIFTLAGFECYESDTVFKENGLSDLEQHNVVIAFVSPLDIIGRPEKEIENGYKNFGSWLTNHEHIMIEHDSSILKSDRRYTYPTFRAKSCENQIIFIKTLDFILSKGLNASCTVLPKNLAEEYKSVYRHFGCALPLINQLTLSDFIMTGKFSSYLKNLKNL
- the hrpB gene encoding ATP-dependent helicase HrpB; its protein translation is MEYPEEIKKLPVYPFLDEICEKLKKSKTHALILTAATAAGKSTAVPFALLKNFQGNILMLEPRRVAAYNIADRVSGLLREETGQTCGYCVHLENKTSSKTRFTVMTDAVLTKRIQSDSLLEGVNVVVIDEFHERSIHADLALALLREVMEIRDDLYLVIMSATLDAEQLQEYFKGTDDTETVPLLQIPGRQYPVEIIYDCEHSVEKAVENEVYSLISASKHGSILVFLPGIKEIRRVESLLKENNSKLNIQILHSSVSLAEQKKVLSDVCDDGIRIILSSSIAETSVTVKDVVCVIDSGYCRMNIFNLSTGMNHLETRRESEFNAAQRAGRAGRISSGKCVRLWGQNEALIKSVPPEILHSDLASVVLECYKWGAKAPEKLKWLDCPGVASWKQAEEFLSLLGCLKDNKITPLGEACLSLGVGIRVACVALSGLFHNKLELSTEYALNNVIARFESGKSLEKTGFYLKKGVQKFYSDTDLRMCFPQVFPQFSTTYALLCGYPDRLARKLDDGSYQLVTGRKAILNVENAGSYIVVLDADAGSNSAIIYEYENIDSQAASEFMEAKAEARLVSEFYGDSCKLKVTEQTCFGKLVLKEKKINVTPDVYCKAIKEYIAEKGIKCLPVSVKCSSFLQRVQFYCENKGTEWQKIQEKYENLPVSVEEWLIPFMASRVEVDEHLIYDALYWYLEGNLIDKQAPEEIVLENGKKRKLIYEIQKDKIIPVLEIIIQQAFGCFSTPKIMNRPVLMKLLSPARRPLQITSDLEGFWKNTWPEICSEMKGRYPKHNWDYRQICE